A stretch of the Nitratifractor salsuginis DSM 16511 genome encodes the following:
- a CDS encoding M15 family metallopeptidase: MKWMNYTVSLLLGSSLWLQAGCPDLLRAYPQQLKECRGNTLIWRDGTRMRYDDGKKNKSFEELLNRPDLEDMFHYRYPKGRAGYGKAPAINHDPGRIRYEPFFRKMYGNSAAQVKGHLTTIPWLPRNTGGRYRVTVTRVNGVDRRLAAVSRDLDTLLRRHPEYKKYLVPMGGTFKWRKIAGTRRLSVHSFGAAIDINVKHSAYWRWNKGPYRYRNEIPLPIVETFEKHGFIWGGKWYHYDTMHFEYRPEILGASGTGSHKKIRKSGKKRSAAEPASLF, from the coding sequence ATGAAATGGATGAACTACACCGTATCGCTTCTGCTGGGAAGCTCCCTCTGGTTGCAGGCGGGTTGCCCTGATCTGCTCAGAGCCTATCCGCAGCAACTCAAAGAGTGCCGGGGCAATACCCTGATCTGGAGAGACGGAACCCGTATGCGCTACGATGACGGAAAGAAGAACAAAAGTTTCGAAGAGCTGCTCAACCGTCCCGACCTGGAGGATATGTTTCATTACCGTTATCCGAAGGGAAGGGCCGGTTACGGGAAAGCTCCCGCAATCAATCACGACCCGGGACGGATCCGCTACGAGCCTTTTTTTCGTAAGATGTACGGCAACAGCGCTGCACAGGTAAAGGGGCATTTGACCACCATTCCCTGGCTCCCGCGTAATACCGGAGGGCGTTACCGGGTCACGGTCACCCGGGTCAACGGTGTGGATCGGAGACTTGCCGCCGTCTCCCGTGATCTGGATACCCTGCTGCGGCGCCACCCCGAGTACAAAAAATACCTCGTTCCCATGGGCGGGACCTTCAAATGGCGTAAAATCGCCGGGACCCGTCGCCTCAGCGTCCACTCCTTCGGTGCCGCCATCGATATCAATGTCAAACACTCCGCCTACTGGCGCTGGAACAAAGGTCCCTACCGCTACCGCAACGAGATCCCCCTTCCCATCGTCGAAACCTTTGAAAAGCACGGTTTCATCTGGGGCGGGAAATGGTACCACTACGATACGATGCATTTCGAGTATCGGCCGGAGATCCTGGGGGCGTCCGGAACAGGGAGTCATAAAAAGATTCGAAAGAGCGGGAAAAAGAGATCGGCTGCTGAACCTGCCAGTCTGTTCTAA
- a CDS encoding HU family DNA-binding protein: protein MKKTDFIAEVAQKSGLSKKDTEAVIDAALETITEALKRRENVSFLGFGSFQAVKKNEREITIPGTTRKVKVPAKYSVRFKPGKLLKEAVE from the coding sequence ATGAAGAAAACGGATTTTATCGCCGAAGTCGCCCAGAAAAGCGGCCTCTCCAAAAAGGATACCGAGGCGGTCATCGATGCGGCACTCGAGACCATTACCGAAGCGCTGAAACGTAGGGAAAACGTCTCATTCCTCGGATTCGGCTCCTTCCAGGCGGTCAAGAAGAACGAGCGGGAGATCACCATCCCCGGCACGACCCGTAAAGTCAAAGTCCCCGCCAAATACAGTGTCCGATTCAAACCGGGAAAACTTCTCAAAGAAGCGGTAGAATAA
- a CDS encoding FtsK/SpoIIIE family DNA translocase, protein MRIVAVIIGAIVLIYGAFSTVMHDTTLVGQVGRQIGTWNLRLFGYLAYVDFLILFYPLYLFYRDPSVMKRREGYVGWMLFFISLVILQPLLVGRIQSGLIGRELYDAMIPFIGLAGLWLFWLMVFALSLTLVMDGEWKVADRLSHWLERRREKRRERLEQRAEKKAMRSGSVSVKSPRKRIKVPTISFAWIRELFRNPFDHNREKEIERIITMDLPPIEVEDTIKNTPRRKPRGLPAARRRVDSEPEEELESYKSELEENVEQEETLLESLEQAPAVSQNREEPEEELPSILEEKPATKNAKPTPKTTRKREKKPASPGNVTIVDQLEENAKLLEGIEKGKMAKPKNFRLPKLDFLAKPPRSSKKINETEIDRKIGELLDKLGRFKIEGDVVRTYSGPLVTTFEFKPAPNVKVSKILGLQDDLAMALSAETIRIQAPIPGRDVVGIEIPNETFETIYLREILESDLFKNSKSPLTVALGKDIVGNPFVTDLKKLPHLLIAGTTGSGKSVGINAMLLSLLYRNDPDRLKLVLIDPKMLEFSIYNDIPHLLTPVIIEPKKAISALANMVHEMERRYKVMAESRVKNIDNYNEKARQEGWEEMPFIVVVIDELADLMMNGGKDVEYSIARLAQMARAAGIHLIVATQRPSVDVVTGLIKANLPSRLSYRVGQKIDSKVILDQMGAESLLGRGDALFTPPGAIGLVRLHAPWNSEEEIEKVVEFLKAQREPEYDESYLSEGGTSGGEGEGDVDEELDPLYEQAKEIVLTDKKTSISYLQRKLQIGYNRSANLIEQLERTGVLSAPNAKGQRELLL, encoded by the coding sequence GTGCGGATTGTAGCGGTGATTATCGGTGCCATAGTTTTGATCTATGGAGCTTTTTCGACGGTGATGCACGACACTACGCTCGTGGGGCAGGTCGGACGGCAGATCGGCACCTGGAACCTGCGCCTCTTCGGTTATCTCGCCTATGTGGACTTCTTGATCCTCTTCTATCCGCTCTATCTTTTCTATCGCGATCCTTCGGTGATGAAACGACGGGAAGGGTATGTGGGGTGGATGCTCTTTTTCATCTCCCTGGTGATCCTCCAGCCCCTTCTGGTCGGGCGCATCCAGAGCGGGCTCATCGGCCGGGAGCTCTATGATGCGATGATCCCCTTCATCGGCCTGGCGGGGCTTTGGCTCTTCTGGCTGATGGTTTTCGCCCTCTCTCTGACCCTGGTGATGGATGGGGAGTGGAAAGTTGCCGATCGTTTGAGCCACTGGCTGGAGCGGCGACGTGAGAAGCGCCGGGAACGTCTGGAACAGCGTGCGGAGAAAAAGGCTATGCGATCCGGATCGGTATCGGTCAAATCGCCAAGAAAGCGAATCAAAGTTCCCACGATCTCCTTCGCGTGGATCCGGGAACTTTTCCGCAACCCCTTCGACCACAATCGGGAGAAGGAGATCGAGCGGATTATCACGATGGATCTTCCGCCGATCGAAGTGGAAGATACGATCAAAAATACCCCCCGCAGAAAACCGAGGGGGCTCCCCGCCGCCAGGCGCCGAGTCGATAGCGAACCCGAAGAGGAGCTCGAGAGTTACAAAAGCGAGCTGGAAGAGAACGTAGAGCAGGAAGAGACGCTGCTTGAGAGCCTGGAGCAGGCTCCTGCGGTGTCTCAAAATCGAGAAGAGCCTGAAGAGGAATTGCCGTCCATCCTCGAGGAAAAACCGGCAACGAAAAATGCCAAGCCTACCCCCAAAACGACCCGCAAGAGAGAGAAAAAACCGGCTTCCCCCGGTAACGTGACCATCGTCGATCAGCTCGAAGAGAATGCCAAGCTCCTCGAAGGGATCGAAAAAGGCAAGATGGCCAAACCCAAGAATTTCCGCCTCCCCAAGCTCGATTTTCTGGCCAAACCTCCCCGCAGCTCCAAAAAGATCAACGAAACGGAGATCGACCGGAAGATCGGGGAGCTGCTGGACAAACTGGGGCGCTTCAAGATCGAAGGGGATGTGGTCCGCACCTACAGCGGTCCGCTGGTCACTACCTTTGAATTCAAACCGGCTCCCAACGTCAAAGTCTCCAAGATCCTGGGCTTGCAGGATGACCTGGCGATGGCGCTCAGTGCCGAGACGATCCGGATCCAGGCCCCCATCCCGGGGCGTGATGTAGTCGGGATCGAAATCCCCAACGAGACTTTCGAGACCATCTACCTGCGGGAGATCCTGGAGAGCGATCTCTTCAAAAATTCCAAATCACCTCTCACCGTAGCCCTGGGCAAGGACATTGTGGGCAATCCCTTCGTCACCGACCTCAAGAAACTGCCCCATCTGCTTATCGCGGGGACCACCGGAAGCGGAAAGTCGGTGGGGATCAACGCGATGCTTCTCAGCCTCCTTTACCGCAACGACCCCGACCGGCTCAAGCTGGTCCTCATCGACCCCAAGATGCTGGAGTTCAGTATCTACAACGACATTCCCCATCTCCTCACCCCGGTGATCATCGAACCCAAAAAGGCGATCTCGGCTCTGGCCAATATGGTCCACGAAATGGAACGGCGCTACAAAGTGATGGCCGAGAGCCGGGTCAAGAATATCGACAATTACAATGAAAAGGCCCGCCAGGAGGGTTGGGAGGAGATGCCCTTCATCGTCGTCGTCATCGACGAGCTGGCCGACCTGATGATGAACGGGGGCAAGGATGTGGAGTACTCCATCGCCAGATTGGCCCAGATGGCACGGGCGGCGGGGATCCATCTCATCGTGGCTACCCAGCGCCCCAGCGTCGATGTGGTCACCGGGCTCATCAAAGCGAATCTCCCCTCCCGCCTCAGCTACCGTGTCGGGCAAAAGATCGACTCGAAGGTGATCCTGGACCAGATGGGTGCCGAGAGTCTGCTGGGCCGGGGCGATGCCCTCTTCACCCCTCCGGGAGCCATCGGCCTGGTGCGTCTTCACGCTCCCTGGAACAGCGAAGAGGAGATCGAGAAGGTGGTCGAATTCCTCAAAGCCCAGCGGGAGCCCGAATATGACGAGAGTTACCTGAGCGAGGGGGGTACCTCCGGCGGAGAGGGAGAGGGTGATGTCGACGAAGAGCTCGATCCCCTCTACGAGCAGGCCAAAGAGATCGTCCTGACCGACAAGAAGACTTCCATCTCCTATCTCCAGCGCAAACTCCAGATCGGCTACAACCGCTCCGCCAACCTGATCGAGCAGCTGGAGCGCACCGGCGTGCTCAGTGCCCCCAACGCCAAAGGGCAGCGGGAGCTGCTGCTTTAG
- the acnB gene encoding bifunctional aconitate hydratase 2/2-methylisocitrate dehydratase, which yields MSLIEDYKKHTEERAKLGVPPLPLTAQQTAELVELLKQDPIPEEEYLLDLLKNHVNPGVDDAAYVKAAFLNDIVQGKAQSKAISPVEAVRILGMMLGGYNVGPLVDALKHSDAEIAQAAADELKHTILVYDAFNDVKELMDQGNEYAKQVIESWANAEWFLNREPLPEEMKLTVFKVPGETNTDDLSPASEAFTRSDIPLHAQSMLVNRMDNPLETIKKLKERGNDLAYVGDVVGTGSSRKSGINSVQWWFGHDIPGVPNKRTGGVVIGSIIAPIFFNTAEDSGCLPIEAPVDALETGDEIVVKPYEGKILKNGEVVSEFTLKPNTLPDEMRAGGRIPLIIGKGLTNKAREALGLGHSDVFTKPEQPADSGKGYTLAQKMVGKACGMEGVRPGMYVEPVVTTVGSQDTTGPMTRDEIKELAALSFGADLVLQTFCHTAAYPKPADVELQHTLPPFWTSRGGVILKPGDGVIHSWLNRMILPDTVGTGGDSHTRFPIGISFPAGSGLVAFAAVTGMMPLNMPESVLVKFKGEMQPGITLRDLVNAIPYQAIKEGLLTVEKKGKKNVFAGRILEIEGLEDLKVEQAFELSDASAERSAAACTVKLNKEPVIEYLRSNIKLLEKMIEQGYEDKRTLQRRIDKMKAWLENPTLMERDEDAEYAAVIEIDLNEITEPIVACPNDPDDVATLSEVLADEKRPKNIDEVFVGSCMTNIGLFRALGEVLKGEGPVDTRLWVTPPTKMDQKELIEEGYYAIFGQAGARTEIPGCSLCMGNQARVRDNSVVFSTSTRNFDNRMGKGAQVYLGSSELAAVCALLGRIPSKEEYLEIVNKKITDDKKDQVYKYLNFDQIPEEILDEMMD from the coding sequence ATGTCTCTGATCGAAGATTACAAAAAACATACCGAAGAGCGCGCCAAACTGGGCGTTCCCCCGCTGCCCCTCACGGCACAGCAGACCGCCGAACTGGTCGAGCTCCTCAAGCAGGATCCCATTCCCGAAGAGGAGTACCTCCTCGACCTGCTCAAAAACCACGTCAACCCCGGGGTCGATGACGCCGCTTACGTCAAGGCGGCCTTCCTCAACGACATCGTCCAGGGCAAAGCCCAGAGCAAGGCGATCAGCCCCGTTGAGGCGGTACGGATCCTCGGTATGATGCTGGGCGGATACAATGTCGGCCCGCTGGTCGATGCCCTCAAACACTCCGATGCCGAGATCGCCCAGGCGGCCGCCGACGAGCTCAAGCACACCATCCTCGTCTACGATGCCTTCAACGATGTCAAAGAGTTGATGGATCAGGGCAACGAATACGCCAAGCAGGTGATCGAATCCTGGGCCAACGCCGAGTGGTTCCTCAACCGTGAGCCTCTGCCCGAAGAGATGAAACTGACCGTCTTCAAGGTCCCCGGCGAAACCAACACCGACGACCTCTCTCCCGCCAGCGAAGCCTTCACCCGCTCCGATATTCCTCTGCATGCCCAGTCGATGCTGGTCAACCGGATGGATAATCCCCTCGAAACGATCAAAAAGCTCAAAGAGCGGGGCAACGACCTGGCCTATGTGGGCGATGTCGTCGGAACCGGAAGCTCCCGGAAATCGGGGATCAACTCCGTGCAGTGGTGGTTCGGCCACGACATTCCCGGCGTCCCCAACAAGCGCACCGGCGGCGTAGTCATCGGCTCCATCATCGCCCCCATCTTCTTCAACACCGCCGAGGACAGCGGTTGTCTGCCCATCGAAGCGCCCGTCGACGCCCTGGAGACCGGCGATGAGATCGTCGTCAAACCCTACGAGGGTAAGATCCTCAAAAACGGCGAAGTGGTCAGCGAATTCACCCTCAAGCCCAACACCCTGCCTGACGAGATGCGCGCCGGCGGGCGGATCCCTCTCATCATCGGCAAGGGTCTGACCAACAAGGCCCGCGAAGCTCTGGGCCTCGGCCACAGCGACGTCTTCACCAAGCCCGAGCAGCCCGCCGACAGCGGCAAAGGCTACACCCTGGCCCAGAAGATGGTCGGTAAAGCCTGCGGTATGGAGGGCGTGCGCCCCGGAATGTACGTCGAGCCCGTCGTCACCACCGTCGGAAGCCAGGATACCACGGGCCCGATGACCCGCGACGAGATCAAAGAGTTGGCGGCCTTGAGCTTCGGCGCCGACCTGGTGCTGCAGACCTTCTGCCACACCGCCGCCTATCCCAAGCCCGCCGATGTGGAGCTGCAGCACACCCTGCCTCCCTTCTGGACCAGCCGCGGCGGCGTGATCCTCAAGCCCGGCGACGGGGTTATCCACAGCTGGCTGAACCGTATGATCCTCCCCGATACTGTCGGAACCGGCGGCGACAGCCACACCCGCTTCCCCATCGGGATCAGCTTCCCCGCCGGCTCCGGCCTGGTCGCTTTCGCCGCGGTAACGGGAATGATGCCTCTGAATATGCCCGAATCGGTTTTGGTGAAGTTCAAGGGCGAAATGCAGCCCGGTATCACCCTGCGTGACCTGGTCAACGCCATCCCCTATCAGGCGATCAAAGAGGGGCTGCTGACCGTCGAGAAGAAAGGGAAGAAAAACGTCTTCGCCGGACGGATCCTGGAGATCGAAGGTCTGGAGGATCTGAAGGTCGAGCAGGCTTTCGAGCTCTCCGACGCCTCCGCCGAGCGGAGTGCCGCCGCCTGTACCGTCAAGCTCAACAAAGAGCCGGTTATCGAGTATCTGCGCTCCAACATCAAACTCCTCGAAAAGATGATCGAGCAGGGCTACGAGGACAAGCGTACCCTCCAGCGCCGGATCGACAAGATGAAAGCGTGGCTGGAGAACCCCACGCTGATGGAGCGGGACGAAGACGCCGAATACGCCGCCGTGATCGAGATCGATCTCAACGAGATCACCGAGCCCATCGTCGCCTGCCCCAATGATCCCGACGATGTGGCGACTCTGAGCGAAGTGCTGGCCGACGAGAAGCGGCCCAAGAACATCGACGAAGTCTTCGTGGGAAGCTGTATGACCAACATCGGCCTCTTCCGTGCCCTGGGTGAGGTGCTCAAGGGCGAAGGCCCCGTCGATACCCGCCTCTGGGTCACTCCCCCCACCAAGATGGACCAGAAAGAGCTCATCGAAGAGGGCTACTACGCTATCTTCGGCCAGGCGGGAGCCCGCACCGAGATCCCCGGCTGTTCCCTGTGTATGGGGAACCAGGCACGGGTCCGGGACAATTCGGTCGTCTTCTCCACCTCTACCCGGAACTTCGACAACCGGATGGGTAAAGGGGCTCAGGTCTATCTGGGCTCCTCCGAGCTGGCGGCGGTCTGCGCCCTGCTGGGACGCATCCCCAGCAAAGAGGAGTACCTGGAGATCGTCAACAAGAAGATTACCGACGATAAGAAGGATCAGGTCTATAAGTATCTGAACTTCGACCAGATCCCCGAAGAGATCCTCGACGAGATGATGGATTGA
- a CDS encoding SAP domain-containing protein, producing the protein MFKFIKKLFKTSDKKHTPKKFFNSTPTVTTSEKRLNGSTNISPHQRSPEINIVSEKPFYDIRTFKRDLREFFSAFTIPPIKKIVPDQDIINDMKKDIKEGFLTLNSFEEALSYYYRQMPMFEIEIQPFKQFAKTDTFAKLTKYPDLASNQKSLIFIVNTVDKYESQSDCSLLTLPKKTAELLLKYGAIKKIDMTKETISSYINDNYRLIDLKEIARKHSLKISGSKDELIDRIINANVGNFPRTIYRPNLSQCKIIAADLCREYINAARIAVKPAKSEELIQEVLDACQDESPCWSLE; encoded by the coding sequence TTGTTCAAATTTATAAAAAAGCTATTCAAAACATCAGATAAAAAACACACTCCAAAGAAATTTTTCAATTCCACACCAACAGTCACAACATCCGAAAAACGCCTAAATGGTTCAACGAACATCAGTCCACATCAGAGAAGTCCTGAGATCAATATAGTATCAGAGAAGCCATTCTATGACATAAGAACGTTTAAAAGAGATCTCCGAGAATTCTTCTCGGCTTTTACCATCCCACCTATTAAGAAAATAGTGCCGGATCAAGATATCATCAACGATATGAAAAAGGATATCAAAGAAGGATTCCTGACTCTAAACTCTTTCGAGGAAGCCTTATCCTACTATTACAGGCAAATGCCAATGTTCGAGATTGAAATACAACCTTTTAAGCAGTTTGCAAAGACTGACACATTTGCGAAACTCACCAAATATCCAGACCTTGCTTCAAATCAAAAGTCCCTAATTTTTATCGTAAATACTGTGGATAAATATGAGAGTCAGTCAGACTGCTCACTGTTGACCCTTCCAAAAAAAACAGCTGAATTACTTTTGAAATATGGTGCTATTAAAAAAATAGATATGACAAAAGAAACAATTTCATCATATATTAATGATAATTACAGACTCATTGACCTCAAAGAGATCGCCAGAAAACACTCTCTCAAAATTTCCGGTAGTAAAGATGAACTTATTGATCGGATCATCAATGCCAATGTAGGCAATTTCCCACGAACAATCTATCGTCCCAATCTCTCTCAGTGTAAAATTATCGCTGCAGATTTATGCCGTGAATATATAAATGCAGCCAGAATAGCGGTAAAACCTGCTAAGTCGGAGGAACTTATTCAGGAAGTCTTAGATGCTTGTCAAGATGAGTCTCCCTGCTGGAGCTTAGAGTGA
- a CDS encoding calcium:proton antiporter — protein MDSQPPSGSNHTHYNPTLHFLSEYSDIIIGSIFGALAFYFHMTHSPYISVISAAIAIGAFSITVAEIAEILAERLDEPYASFVLTFSAVAVEIILLFMIVREGVHNPAALETVKGGIISAVIVDMNVLLGLAVFIGGLSYKEQEHNEDTSSTYTTILLVASSALLVPSILTYSEDSHTLFEASVMIASMLILFYVAIFIFQTRTHSHFFKATAKSRLFRIKKKHDEEEDEDEDYIFDRLGNVANFFAIFFFILIVGVLAELLASDGMPIAKEQGISTGLAGLIIALIAVAPEIMTAIKAARDDEIQRVINIAMGASTVSVMLTVPILMGLAYFNGIQLTLDFNAFQIGALILTIILAWKTTDDGETNYFEGISHLMFFVGYAIIATLYH, from the coding sequence TTGGATTCACAACCTCCGTCGGGATCTAATCACACCCACTACAATCCTACCCTTCACTTTCTTTCTGAATATTCGGACATCATCATCGGAAGCATCTTTGGAGCACTGGCCTTCTATTTCCATATGACGCACAGTCCCTACATTTCCGTCATCAGTGCCGCCATCGCTATCGGTGCTTTTTCCATCACCGTCGCCGAGATCGCCGAGATCCTCGCCGAGCGGCTGGACGAACCCTATGCCAGTTTTGTATTGACCTTCTCCGCCGTCGCGGTAGAGATCATCCTTCTCTTTATGATCGTCCGGGAGGGGGTCCACAACCCCGCAGCCCTGGAAACGGTCAAAGGGGGAATCATCTCGGCCGTGATCGTCGATATGAACGTCCTGCTGGGCCTGGCGGTCTTCATCGGAGGACTGAGCTACAAGGAGCAGGAGCACAACGAAGACACGTCCAGCACCTATACCACCATTCTGCTGGTGGCTTCTTCGGCCCTGCTGGTCCCCAGTATCCTCACCTACTCCGAAGATAGCCACACGCTTTTCGAAGCTTCGGTGATGATCGCTTCGATGCTGATCCTTTTCTATGTGGCAATCTTCATCTTCCAAACCCGGACCCACTCCCACTTTTTCAAAGCCACGGCCAAGAGCCGCCTCTTCCGTATCAAGAAGAAACACGACGAAGAGGAGGATGAGGACGAAGATTACATCTTCGACCGTTTGGGCAACGTGGCCAACTTTTTCGCCATCTTTTTCTTTATCCTCATCGTGGGGGTTTTGGCGGAGCTACTGGCCAGCGACGGAATGCCCATCGCCAAAGAACAGGGAATCTCCACCGGCCTGGCAGGGCTCATCATCGCGCTGATCGCCGTAGCCCCGGAGATCATGACCGCCATCAAAGCCGCCCGCGACGACGAGATCCAGCGGGTCATCAATATCGCGATGGGCGCCTCCACCGTTTCCGTTATGCTTACAGTACCCATCCTGATGGGACTGGCCTATTTCAACGGCATCCAGTTGACCCTGGACTTCAACGCCTTCCAGATCGGAGCTTTGATCCTGACCATCATCCTAGCCTGGAAAACTACCGACGATGGAGAGACCAACTACTTCGAAGGGATCAGCCACTTGATGTTCTTCGTAGGATACGCCATCATCGCGACCCTCTACCACTAA
- a CDS encoding NlpC/P60 family N-terminal domain-containing protein: MIQALWLCLLPLWLLASWHLEPGKRPRSAIDRLPFKSVRDMRTIPQNPAYYARQLRPMSRSRQLAYDREYNRIYFSPWEPGYRIEEPKEELLWATPFVLKRKLYDTRKRLIPMKRRQAWVRNAQMEKLGSVGARAISVRHTDLRALPTRTPAYRDPWKSTEGFPFDYLQNSELHLNVPLYLSHYSKDGRWAFVQAAHANGWVPVKDIALVNERFIKAFKTGRYYLTTKDDLWLKEGKKRYSLIKMSTLFPLDRSGRWLLFARRGARGQALLTRIRRPSKKLIALKPLRFTPRNVARIARELYGEPYGWGGKMMTRDCSATTRDFFAEFGIFLKRNSAKQVKAGHATKIKGLPATQKKAAILRYAKPFRSMLYVPGHITLYLGKYRGEPVIMHTYWGIRQKDWSKYPLCRTIITTTHPGDELPNTRKKSELINTLQQIITF; this comes from the coding sequence ATGATCCAAGCGCTCTGGCTCTGCTTATTGCCCCTCTGGCTCCTGGCCTCCTGGCACCTGGAGCCCGGCAAGCGCCCCCGCAGCGCCATCGACCGGCTCCCCTTCAAAAGTGTCCGGGATATGCGGACCATCCCCCAGAACCCCGCCTACTATGCCCGGCAGCTCCGGCCGATGAGCCGCAGCCGTCAGCTGGCTTACGACCGGGAATACAACCGGATCTACTTCAGCCCCTGGGAGCCTGGCTACCGAATCGAGGAGCCCAAAGAGGAACTCCTCTGGGCTACCCCTTTTGTACTGAAGCGCAAGCTCTACGATACCCGCAAACGGCTGATCCCGATGAAACGCCGCCAAGCCTGGGTCCGCAACGCCCAGATGGAGAAGCTGGGCAGTGTGGGTGCCCGGGCCATCAGCGTCCGGCACACCGACCTGCGCGCCCTGCCGACCCGCACACCCGCCTACCGGGACCCCTGGAAGAGCACCGAGGGCTTTCCCTTCGACTATCTGCAAAACAGCGAACTCCATCTCAATGTCCCCCTCTACCTCTCCCACTACTCCAAAGACGGGCGCTGGGCCTTTGTGCAGGCGGCCCACGCCAACGGCTGGGTGCCGGTAAAAGACATCGCCCTGGTCAATGAGCGTTTTATCAAAGCTTTCAAAACCGGTCGCTACTATCTGACGACCAAAGACGACCTCTGGCTCAAAGAAGGCAAGAAGCGCTACAGTCTCATCAAGATGAGCACCCTCTTCCCCCTGGATCGCAGCGGCCGGTGGCTCCTTTTCGCCCGACGGGGCGCCCGGGGCCAAGCCCTCCTAACCCGCATCCGACGTCCCTCCAAGAAGCTGATCGCCCTCAAACCCCTGCGCTTCACCCCGCGCAACGTCGCGAGGATCGCCCGGGAACTCTACGGAGAACCCTACGGCTGGGGCGGCAAGATGATGACCCGGGACTGCTCCGCCACTACCCGGGACTTTTTCGCCGAATTCGGGATTTTTCTCAAGCGCAACTCCGCCAAGCAGGTGAAAGCGGGTCACGCCACGAAGATCAAAGGGCTGCCTGCAACTCAAAAAAAGGCCGCCATCCTCCGCTATGCCAAGCCCTTCCGCTCCATGCTCTATGTCCCCGGGCATATCACCCTCTATCTGGGGAAATACAGAGGGGAACCGGTGATCATGCATACCTATTGGGGCATCCGCCAAAAGGATTGGAGCAAATACCCCCTCTGCCGCACCATCATCACCACCACCCACCCGGGCGACGAGCTCCCCAATACCCGCAAAAAGAGCGAACTGATCAACACCCTGCAGCAGATTATCACCTTTTGA
- a CDS encoding DUF2905 domain-containing protein → MGKVLMVLGLFLILLGAALQYGLLGWFGKLPGDIRYQGENFVFYAPITSMLLLSILFSLILWLFNR, encoded by the coding sequence ATGGGAAAAGTGCTGATGGTTTTGGGACTCTTCCTGATCCTGCTGGGAGCGGCTTTGCAGTATGGGCTGCTGGGATGGTTCGGCAAGCTTCCCGGTGATATCCGCTATCAGGGGGAAAACTTCGTCTTTTACGCTCCCATCACCTCGATGCTGCTGCTTTCCATCCTCTTCAGCCTCATTCTCTGGCTCTTCAACCGATGA